The Methanosarcina barkeri MS DNA window AGCCATGAGCTGCCATAATGGCAGGCATATTCTTCTTAGGGCGCGGGTTTCCAAAGGAGAATTTCCCGGGTGGAGTGGTCGTTGTGCTTGCATCATAGGGCGTTCCACTGCTGCGCTGGACTCCAGTGTTCATATACGCTTCGTTGTCCATACAGACGTAGGTAAAATCGTGGCCCCGCTCAAACGCACCTGAAATAGCTCCGAAGCCTATATCCATAGTAGCGCCATCGCCTGCAATAACTATAATCTTAGTATCTTTCTTTTTGCCAAGGGCTTTTAAGCCAGCTTCGATCCCTGAAGCTACTGCAGCCCCGTTTTCAAAGAGGGAGTGGATCCAGGGAACCTGCCATGAAGACAGCGGAAAAGGCGTACTTGTAACTTCCAGGCAGCCAGTAGGGTTAACAACAATGCTGTCAGGGCCTGCTCCCATAAGTGTAAATTTTGCAGCAAAAGCATCACAACAACCCGGACAGGCACTATGCCCGGATGTGATATACGTTTTCGGTGCAGTTCTACTCATTACTATGCCTCCTTAAGACCCAGGAGCCGGCTTTCAAGCGAAACTCGGAGCTTTGCATCCTGAATTCTTCAATCCCCTTGCATATTTTCAATAACTTTGCAGTGCTATTCATCGACTGCCCCAACCCCCAGACCTGCAACAGCCGGACAACAATCAGTTAAGGGTACAACTTAACAACCAGTTAAGGGTACAACTTAACAACCAGTTAAGGGCACAACTTAACAACCAGTTAAGGGTACAACTTAACAACCAGTTAAGGGTACAACTTAACAACCAGTTAAGGGCACAACTTAACAACCAGCTAAGGGCACAACAGATCTTAATGATAAACAAATCTTGATAGAATCTAAATGTTACAATGAGTCTTATGGTATCTTGGTAGTGTGTTAGTGATACGGGGAACTTCCGTCTTGTGAAAACGAAGGACTTTCATCGAAGGACTTTCATCAAAAGTATAACAAATCAAAAACAAATCAAAAGAACGGCAAGAAGAAGTCCAGAGGCGCTGAATCCACTTACTGCATCCCCCAACACAGCCTCTCCGAAATATTATGCTCCCCCAAACATGTTTATTCGAAGAGAAGGATCAGCGGCCTCAGGATATTCTTTTATTCGATGATACCCCATTTATCCCCTTATTCCAGAATATACGAGTAGCATAAATTATTTTAAATTAATTATACAAAAAATTGCTTTCAAGCAAATATTATTCCCGGACAAAAAATTATAAGCCAAAACAGTTTCAAAAAAATGCCCTGTAATATATCCGTCTGCAGGTCTCCAATCAAAAGTAGTATTTTTCACAATTTTTCCCCCTCAACCTATTATCTTATCCTTAACTTCATCCATGTTGGCAATTTTGGTTATCACCTTTGAATCAATTTCCACTTTTACTTCTGTAATTTCCCTCATCAGCATTCCGATTTCAAGTTCATCGTAAATACCAGAAACGATTCCATGATGGTCAAGAGAACGTGTTGTAACAAGCATAATGAAAATCAAAGTAATATATAATGTTATTTTATATATTAATTAAAAAATAGATAAATTTGTCAGACATCTGCGGAAAGACAGGTAAAAAATATAGAGTGGGAAAACAAAATTATAATTGCTATTAATGATAAAGCATATTCTATCATTTCTCAAATATATTCTTTTATATATATAAATTTCTTATAATAGTAAATTTTAACTATTATTGTCTTTGCTATTATTGTCTTTGTCTTGATTTTTGTCGACGCAGGCGAAAGCTTAGTACTTCTTAAAAACGTACAACTGTTAATCCTAATTCAATTGTTTTTCTGTCCCAGTATTGTAATATAATTGTGTTTTTGTGATGAGTACGGGTTGAGGAAGATATTTCCAGATTAGCTTCCTTCAAAGGAATTACCAGAATAAGTGCAAATTATATGGATGTCTGGAAACCGGAATGTTTCGATTTATTTAATTTGGAGAGTAGGTGAAAAAATAATGGAAATTGAAATTAAAGATCTTTCAAAAGCATACAGGCCGGAAAAACCCGTACTTTCAGGAATCAATCTCGAGTTTCGACCTCCTTCTATTGTTGGGCTAATAGGACCAAATGGGGCAGGGAAGACTACTTTTATGAAAATCCTTGTCCGTCAGATCCTTGCATCGACCGGGTCAATAAAAATTGACGGGACGGACATAAGCAAAAGCGAGAACGACCTTAAGAATCATCTTGGGTACCTGCCCCAGGAATTTGGCCTTTATGAAGAACTGACCGTATACCAGTTCCTGGATTATATGGCGCTTTTAAAAGGTCTGGGTCTTGAAAAAGAAAAAAGGATAAAAAATTGCATAGAAAAAACCGGGCTCTCCGAAAAGAAAAATTCCAGAATAAGGACTCTTTCAGGGGGGCAAAAGCAAAGAGTTGGAATTGCACAGGCGCTTTTGAATGATCCCGAACTTTTGATTGTTGACGAGCCTACTGTTGGGCTTGACCCGGCTGAAAGGGTAAGATTTCGAAACCTTCTGGCCGAAAATGCGAACCACAGGCTTGTGCTTCTCTCAACTCACATTATTGAAGACGTGGAATCGATTTGCAACCGGCTAATTGTCCTGTACAGGGGTGAAATCCTTTTTGACGGAAACCCTGTAGAACTGATTAAAAAGGCTGCAGGGCATGTCGGTGTGCTCGACTCTGACTGTGAAGCTGGCCCTGATATTGAAACGGACTGTATAGTGACCTCAAGGCTTATCACAGAAACCGGAGCCCAGTATAGAATTGTAGGAGATAAGCTTCCTTCCGGCATAAAACCCGTAATCCCTTCGCTTGAAGATGCTTATATGTATTTGATTACACAGAGCGGATGAGAGGGTGTAAAATGGCAAATCGAATTCCTTTTTTGTCAGGCTTCTCCTTTCTTTTCAATGAAATCAGGCTGATTTCCAGATCAAAGCTGGCACTGATGTCCATATTCCTGACTGTCCTGGCTACAGTACTGGGGCTGAAAGCTATCGATTATACGAATGAGCGTAGTCTGGTGGGGCTTGCAAAAACCTCTTTTACCGTAGCTCTCGGACCTGCACAATACGCAGCAATAGCCGGTTCCCTGCTCTTTGCAGTGCTGACGCTTATGCTGCTGAGCAAGGACCACCGACATAACAGCACGAGCCTTTTGAACACATCCTGTAATTATTCTTAGCTGCTGGTATTCCGTACGGCAGCAATCCTCTCCATCGGGATTTTTACAGTAGTGCTGGGGGGAATTGCCTTATATGCAGTCCAGGTATTTGTCCTGAAAATTACCTTTGATCCTGTAGTTTCTCTGTCCAGTCTGCTAGTAATTACGCTTGCAGGAATCTTTTTTACAGTCCTGATCTGCAGTGGACTTTACCTGATTACGGAAAACCTGGATATCTCTTTTCTTGCATACTGTATTCTTTTTTTCATGAGTATAGGTAGCTCAAATTACCTGTTAAAATGGGTTCAGACTTCGGCGGTGATGTATTCTGACTTCGGAGGAATCCTCCCGGTTTTTAAGTTTGTTCTCTACAACCGTCTTCTCTGGACTTTTGTTTCCACCGGGATTTTTACCGTCGGGCTGCTGTGCAGAAGACGATATGAATTAAATTTGAGTTTGTCTTTGAAGCTCAATGCAAAGCAGCTCTGGATTCCTGTTCTGGTCCTGCTGCTTCTGGGCGCTTCTCTTTTTGTCTATATCAATGAACCTTATATTAACCGAAATGACAGTGTATTCAAAACCGAACTTAAGGCAAATGAAAATGTAAAACTAACTCATGTTTCCTCGAATGTTCAGTTCTTTCCTGTAAACCAGAGCCTTTCAGCCAGGGTACTCTATGAATTTGAAAAAGAATCGGGCACTGAATACATTGATTTTATCACAAATGCAGGAATTCATATAAAAAAACTTACTGTTGATGGAGTTGAGGCTCCCAATTCCTTAAAGAGGATAAAAGGAACGGACAGGGTACGTTTGGAAGTCCCTGCCGAATCAAGGAACGTTACCATAGATATTAGCTACGCAGGTAAACTCAAATATCCTTCTTCAATCGGCTTTCCCGGTTATATCTCAGAGGAGAGTATATACCTGCTGGAAAACTCACACTGGATTTTCGAACCTCTGACCGGTTCACAAGATATGATAGAGATAAAGGGTTCTGTCACGGCTCCGAAGAACCTGGTAATGGTCGTTCCCGGGGAATTAACAGGAGTTCTGGAAGAACACGGCCGAAAAACCTGGGAATACAGTGCCCTTTCCAATGATTTTTCACCCGGAGTCTTTGCAGGGAACTATGAAGTAAAAAAGATGCTGGCTGGCAGTACTGAGATCGAGTTATATTACAGTCCGAAACACAGGGCGTATATAGAAACCCTTGGGATTGAAAACTATTTAATAAATATTGTTTCCTATTATGAAAAAAATATAGGCAGCTATCCGTATCAGGAATACCCCTTAAAAATAGTAGAAAGTTCTATCTACAAGACCGGCGGACATTCAACCCTGAATATCGTAACGGTTTCAGAATATGTGTTTAACAGAGAACTGGACAGGGAAATTGGAGGAGATTCAGATAACTTTTCCTCTGATCTCACATCTCTTAAAGACATCACCTTTGTTGGGGATATGGACCTGTTAGCCCATGAAATCGCTCATCAGTGGTGGGGAACAGGAGTTTTCGTGAAGGAAAATCCCCCCTGGTCTTCGGAAGGGCTTGCAGATTACCTGGCCTACAAATACGTAACAGAAGAGTTTGGTTCCTATGCATCAGCATATATCCCTGCAATGTGGAAAGGCGGAGTAGATTCCATGGAAAACAGTTATTACTATGCGAATCCGAAAATGCTGGAAAACCTGCCTGAGAAACAGAGACAAAAGTATGAAATGGAGACTCGAAAAATAGAACTTTATTCCCAGATGCCTATGCTCTTGCTGAGAGCCGAAGAGCTGCTTGGGGAAGAGTCATTTTTTACGAAGTTATCGGATATTTATACGGATTACAGGTTTAAATCCCTTTCTTATGAGGAATTCATGCCTTCAATAGGGCTGAGCGAAGCCGAGCTTGATAAGGACCCGGTAAAGGGGAAAGAAACGGGGACGGAAGAAACAGCAGAAGGGGAGGCGGTTTTCGATGAATAAGCCCTCAACAAATAATTTCCCTAACAATAATTTCCCTAACCTGTTGAGAGTCTTGAAATATGAAGTTTTGAGGCTGGCATATAATAAAAAATATTTTTACATGGTCCTCATCGAGTCGCTATTTGCCTGTTACATCCTGATGAATTTTGTATTCGGGGGAAAAGACGGTACGGCTCCTTTCTCTAAATGGACGTATTCGGAATTTCTCTCCCTTATAGGGCCACTTTTATCAGTCATCCTTGTTCTTTTCTGCATGTCCGTCTTTTCGGAAAAGGAAGTTGCGGTTCGAAATATCATATTTTCTACCCCGCTTTCCGAACCAAAATATTATCTGCTAAAAGCCTCGGCAATCACGGCTGTTTTCGTACTTGCTGCTTCTTTACCGATTTTATTGAGCTTTGCGTATTATGCCCATTACTTTAATTTCTACGCTTATGCTGAGTTCACGCTTCCCTTACTGTTATTTCTGTTGCCTTCCCAGATCTTTGTACTGGGGCTTGCCCTGGCGGTCGGGAGATTCCATTCCAGACTGCTTTACCCTCTTTTGCCTCTTGTGCTGTTTCTGGGATTTTTTAATCCGAGGCTCCCTGCGTGGTTTGATCTTTTTGGGAATAATTTCCTTTCGTGGCCCCTACGCTGGTATTTGGGAGTCATGGAGGGTCCAATACCCTATATTCTGCCCGATGATTTCCTCTACAGCAGATTGGTTTTCATATTTATGGGCGTCGTTATGTTTGCATTTGCCTGTAGAAGGTCTAAAACCTGAGTTTCGTCGTCTGTTCCTGCAGGCCTTGTCCTGGAATGCAGATGTGAATCTTATAATTATATTTTATACCTGATAGAAAATTTTTAATATTACTTAACCCAACAATACACCCCTTTTTTCATTTATGGGGAGCAAAAATGGAAATTTCCAGGCTTCTTGAAAAAATGGACCATTATTATCAAAAAAATTTAAAAGAATGTAAATTCTTAGAGGAATACAGAGATATTACCTGCAATGTCTTCCTCTATCTCAGGAAATTAATTCCATGGGCAATCCCATGATCTCTGAACTGGCAAAGACCATGGAGGTCAGCAAACCCTCTGCCAGCAACATGGTTTCTATAATGGCGGAAAAGGTCTGCTGAAAACAAAGGCTTCCATGAAAGATGGAAAGGTCTGCCTGTTTGAACTTGCCGATAATGGAAAAAAGGTAGTTGAGATCGAATATTGGGCCGATATGAGGTTCTATGAAAAGATCCGGGAAATTCTGTATGAAGAAGAATTTGAGGTTATGGAGAGACTCTTTGAGAATATAGCTAATGGCTTGATGAGGTAAAAGTATGACAGATGAAAGTGAAATGAGGTCTGCAAGCTTAGGGAAGCTTTTCCTGAAATTCGTTTTCCCGGCAACCATCGGGTTGATTGTTGCTGGAATCCAGGGAGTTATTGACGGTTTCTTTATCGGAAACTCCGTGGGCAGCCAGGGGCTTGCAGGGGTGACTCTTGCATTTCCCGCACTTCTAGCCATAATTGCTGTGGGACAGATGATCGGGATCGGGACTTCAAGCCTTGTGGCCCTGGCTCTTGGCAGAGCTAATCGGCAGGAAGCCCTCAGGCTTATAAATAATGCTTTTCCCATGCTTCTGTTCGTGGGAATAGGGCTCACCTCCATCGGGCTAGCTTTCTCGGAATCTTATCTCCACCTCCTGGGAGCTTCTGGTCCAGTCTTTAGCATGGCAAATAGTTATCTTAGAGTCCTATTCTCAGGCTCGATACTCCTGATTCTGTCCATTGCTCTCGAACCTCTTGTACGAAATGATGGGAAACCAAGACTTGCTATGACATGTGTGGTTGCGAGTGTTCTTGTAAACATGGTTCTTGACTACTTATTTGTCATGCGAATGGAAATGGGGGTTACCGGGGCTGCAATAGCTACGGTTATTGCTTTCTCTCTTTCCGGAATTCTATTAGCTCTGTATTTTTTCAGCGGATGGGCTGGGCTGAAACTAAACCCCCGTTCCCTCTCTCTGGAGCCGAAAATAATTATCAGAATTATGAGAACAGGTTTTCCTTCCTTTGCAATGCAGTTTTCAACTTTTGTCCTGCTCTTTGCGAACGAGTATATGCTGCTCAGTTACGGCTCGGAACTCGCTGTTTCAGGCTATGGAATTATAGGTTACGTCTTCTCGATTTTCTCCTTGATTTTTGAAGGAATAGCAGTCGGTACCCAGCCAATCATCGGTTTTAATTACGGGGCCCGTTGTTATTCCCGGGTTGCAGGGACCTTGAAGATAGCTGTTATCTCTTGCCTTGTGGCCGGATTGATTGGTTTTATGCTTCTCTCTATGTATCCGGAACAGTTTATTCTCATCTTCAATCGCGACAGCCCCAAACTCCTGGAAATTACTCTTAATGGAATGGAGATTTTCGTGTTTGCCCTCCTTACTCACGGGACGGTTATGCTGGGTTCCGTATATTTCCAGTCAATAAACAAAATCAGATATGCTCTTTTCATCCAGCTAGGAACAGTTTTTCTCTTCCTCCTTCCTCTACTCTGGATTTTACCTCCTTTACTTGACCTTAATGGGGTATGGCTTGCAACCCCGGCTGCGGAATTTCTTATGTTCCTGGTCGTGCTGGGCTTGCTCTGGAAAGAGTTCGGTTTTCTCAAGAATGGAATAGCTGTAAGTGAGTAAGGAAACTTCCCTGTTTCTGAAATTGTATTAACTACCAACGAAGATTAAACTGGGTCTCTTTCCATATGCCTCCTATGAACACTACTGTCAGAATCTCCCTGAATATGGAGTTTAAGACCATAGTATTGAAGGAGCAAAAAAATCGCTTTTTTTCAAAGCTAATCATAACTAATTACTTCTATTGTGAGCGTTACGGGCACAGGTCTGTAACACGAGGTTTTGGGACACAGGCGGCTGCCCTGTAAAAAGAGTAGAGAGCTGCCTTACTTAACAGCTCTTTTTTACTTTAGCCTTATTTTTCTCCAACCCGGCTTGTTTTGAGTTCTCAACTCATTTGCAGAGGATCTACCTTCATGTACTCCCGCAGCATGGTTGTTGCGTAACTTCCCTTTGGCAGCATGAACTCAAGCACAGCTTTTGACTTTCCGGGGTTTAGTTCGTCTTCAGCAACCTCAAACTTCGGCTCAACCTGAAGGAGGATTTCTCGCCTTATGCCTTTCGAGCTCATCTCAGGAGTTTCTTCTATATTGAAGCCTTGCAGAGGAACTTTGAGTTCCTCGAGAACTGCCTGTTCGATCTCTCCCGGAACGCCTGACGCAAATTCTGTACTATAGCCCGGAAGGGGAGCGGTTATAAAGGCCCGTTTTTTCTTAATCAGGCGGTTCATGGCATTTACGGTTTCTGCGGTGGCTTTTTCGGTTTTTGAAGAATCCGGCAGGCCATGCTCATTCTTGAAACAGACAACATCGCCTTCTACAGCCTCGTTTAAGGGAAGGCCTTTTTCGATCCTCCTGCACAGGATCGTGTTATATATGTAGGACTGGTAGCCATGCACAAACATCCTGTAAAGGTTTTTCGGGAGAACAAGAAAAGCTCCTGCAAAGTCATCCGGGTTTGCGATCAGATGGTTCATCATTGCTCTTTCATGCCCAAGGTGTAGAGGATAGATTTTCAGGCCTTCTTTGAAATCGAGGGTCTCTTTAACAAACTGGCGGGCTTTCCGTGTCTCTTCCGGTTCATCAGGGAAGGGTTCGTCAATATAAAGCAGGGCAGCTTTTTCAAAATCTCCCTCAACAATGGCTTTTCCTACCAGATGCGTGACAGGACGTACCGAGCCGAAGCGCTGGATCCCGAAGAAGTTAGGAACACCGTTCTGAGCCAAGATCTCGTTTGTGGTCTTTTCGAGCAGTTTGTGTGTCTCCTCACTCGAATGGGTAATATTCCGGATGGTAATTCTGAAATTGTTTCCCCACAGGTCTCCGAGTTCAACGGATTTTCGGGAGTGGCCGAGGACTTTCAGCTCTACATCTTTTAAATGGATCTTCTCAATTTCCTGGGCATCAATATCAAAAATACTGATTTTCTGAGTGGTAAGTGCACGTTTATCCTTTGTGCCTGCAACGCTGATTCGCTTCTGGCTTACCTTGAGGATTTTTGCGAGAGTCCGGGTCAGGTGATGTGTATCCCAGTCTCGCTTTACGAGCTCAAGAATAAGGTATTTCCCTTCCTGTCCTTCCTCTCGATTCGTAATTTCTTTAACAATAAAATCCTCCACTTCCTGCCGAAGTTGCCCTCCAAGGCCGTCAGTATCCGTGGAGTAAAGATTTATTCCGATCTGTTTTTCAATTTCCGGCACTTGCATGGGTTAAAAACACCCCTCTATTACGTGTGTTGTGAAAGTTATAAAGACCACCTGGGGTTGATATCAATAGCTTTTACTTCATTCGTATCTACAAAGGTCCAGCTTCTATATGTTTCGTTTCCTTCAGCAGCTTTAACTTTCGCAGGGGCCGTTTTTCCGGGAAGCCCACCTGCATAAAGGCTTGAAGTCGGGTCGAGCATCAGCCAGGAACCGTATTCGTCTGTCAGGTAATTTACATCAACGTTTCCGTAATAGGCCCTTACGCCTCTGACTGCAGCATCTGTCGCAGCGGTTCCATTGCCTATATATACCGCTGCAAAGGCATGAGTATTGGTCAGGTAGACCCGGGTTGTGCCTCCTACAGCCTCGAGCATGGATGAAAGGAGAATTGCTTGATCTTCACAATCCCCGGCTCCCATTCTAAGGGTAACGTTAGCTGGCTCCCAGATGTCATTACCTCTTGGGTCACTTACGTATTCGACTTTCTCTTTTACCACGTCAAAGAGGGCACAGACCTGATAGATATTATATGCTCCCGGATATGAGCGAGCCACCTGGACTGCCTTTTCCCTTATAGCAGGTTCGGCTGGCTCCACAAGTTTGTTTATGGTCTCAAAGTAAGGCGAAGGATTGTCTCGGTATACTGGATTTGATTTTTCTGGCATTGGCTTCAGGTTTACAGTAAAGTTTTTCAGAGGATAAGATCCGTAGTCGTGCCATTTTCCTTCCGAGGTCGAGGCAAGCAGCCAGAGGACAATACTGAAATTTGCTTTTTTTTCTTCAGGGATCTGAATCGCGATTACTCCTAGATACTGCTCTTCACCGGGATTGACCAAAACTCCGCAGTCCTCTGAATAAATCCGGCTTTTGGAGGCATTAACCGAAACCCCGTACCTATCTATAAAAATAGGGTTTCGACCTTCGTTTTTAATGTTGATTCTGGCATAGCCCATTCTCCCCTGGTAAAAATCTGAAGTTTGGTAGTTGCTGTTTAGGGAGAAGCCAGGCTGCAACGGAGTTCTCAGGATGGGGGTGAGTTCGCTTTTCCTGATGGAGTATGTGGGTGTTGCCGGGAAAGTAAATAAAGCCGGTTGAGGTGTATAAACACTTTCCTGGCTTTCGGAATCCGGGCCTGAGGATATATAACCTGTTACTTCTTCTCTGAAACTCTCAATTGAATCCGAAGACAGTATTCCGGTGAGTGCAGCGAGTACAAAGCAGATGCATAAAACAGTAATTATTGAGGCTATCCCTCTTCTTCCTGAAGCCTTTGAATTCCTCATGGTTTCCTCCCTAATCAAACACAGGCGGAACCTCTTTCCTGATCGG harbors:
- a CDS encoding thiamine pyrophosphate-dependent enzyme, encoding MSRTAPKTYITSGHSACPGCCDAFAAKFTLMGAGPDSIVVNPTGCLEVTSTPFPLSSWQVPWIHSLFENGAAVASGIEAGLKALGKKKDTKIIVIAGDGATMDIGFGAISGAFERGHDFTYVCMDNEAYMNTGVQRSSGTPYDASTTTTPPGKFSFGNPRPKKNMPAIMAAHGSPYVATTSIGFPRDMIRKVKKATEVMGPTYIHAHAPCTTGWGFDTSKTLEIAKLAVETCLWPMYEMENGEITQVRKIKNPRPVEEYLRVQKRFKHLFTMVGGEDEIKKIQAMADWNIKHFGLQ
- a CDS encoding DUF4277 domain-containing protein, with the translated sequence MLVTTRSLDHHGIVSGIYDELEIGMLMREITEVKVEIDSKVITKIANMDEVKDKIIG
- a CDS encoding ABC transporter ATP-binding protein, with product MEIEIKDLSKAYRPEKPVLSGINLEFRPPSIVGLIGPNGAGKTTFMKILVRQILASTGSIKIDGTDISKSENDLKNHLGYLPQEFGLYEELTVYQFLDYMALLKGLGLEKEKRIKNCIEKTGLSEKKNSRIRTLSGGQKQRVGIAQALLNDPELLIVDEPTVGLDPAERVRFRNLLAENANHRLVLLSTHIIEDVESICNRLIVLYRGEILFDGNPVELIKKAAGHVGVLDSDCEAGPDIETDCIVTSRLITETGAQYRIVGDKLPSGIKPVIPSLEDAYMYLITQSG
- a CDS encoding M1 family aminopeptidase; amino-acid sequence: MLGGIALYAVQVFVLKITFDPVVSLSSLLVITLAGIFFTVLICSGLYLITENLDISFLAYCILFFMSIGSSNYLLKWVQTSAVMYSDFGGILPVFKFVLYNRLLWTFVSTGIFTVGLLCRRRYELNLSLSLKLNAKQLWIPVLVLLLLGASLFVYINEPYINRNDSVFKTELKANENVKLTHVSSNVQFFPVNQSLSARVLYEFEKESGTEYIDFITNAGIHIKKLTVDGVEAPNSLKRIKGTDRVRLEVPAESRNVTIDISYAGKLKYPSSIGFPGYISEESIYLLENSHWIFEPLTGSQDMIEIKGSVTAPKNLVMVVPGELTGVLEEHGRKTWEYSALSNDFSPGVFAGNYEVKKMLAGSTEIELYYSPKHRAYIETLGIENYLINIVSYYEKNIGSYPYQEYPLKIVESSIYKTGGHSTLNIVTVSEYVFNRELDREIGGDSDNFSSDLTSLKDITFVGDMDLLAHEIAHQWWGTGVFVKENPPWSSEGLADYLAYKYVTEEFGSYASAYIPAMWKGGVDSMENSYYYANPKMLENLPEKQRQKYEMETRKIELYSQMPMLLLRAEELLGEESFFTKLSDIYTDYRFKSLSYEEFMPSIGLSEAELDKDPVKGKETGTEETAEGEAVFDE
- a CDS encoding MATE family efflux transporter, which gives rise to MTDESEMRSASLGKLFLKFVFPATIGLIVAGIQGVIDGFFIGNSVGSQGLAGVTLAFPALLAIIAVGQMIGIGTSSLVALALGRANRQEALRLINNAFPMLLFVGIGLTSIGLAFSESYLHLLGASGPVFSMANSYLRVLFSGSILLILSIALEPLVRNDGKPRLAMTCVVASVLVNMVLDYLFVMRMEMGVTGAAIATVIAFSLSGILLALYFFSGWAGLKLNPRSLSLEPKIIIRIMRTGFPSFAMQFSTFVLLFANEYMLLSYGSELAVSGYGIIGYVFSIFSLIFEGIAVGTQPIIGFNYGARCYSRVAGTLKIAVISCLVAGLIGFMLLSMYPEQFILIFNRDSPKLLEITLNGMEIFVFALLTHGTVMLGSVYFQSINKIRYALFIQLGTVFLFLLPLLWILPPLLDLNGVWLATPAAEFLMFLVVLGLLWKEFGFLKNGIAVSE
- the truD gene encoding tRNA pseudouridine(13) synthase TruD, producing MQVPEIEKQIGINLYSTDTDGLGGQLRQEVEDFIVKEITNREEGQEGKYLILELVKRDWDTHHLTRTLAKILKVSQKRISVAGTKDKRALTTQKISIFDIDAQEIEKIHLKDVELKVLGHSRKSVELGDLWGNNFRITIRNITHSSEETHKLLEKTTNEILAQNGVPNFFGIQRFGSVRPVTHLVGKAIVEGDFEKAALLYIDEPFPDEPEETRKARQFVKETLDFKEGLKIYPLHLGHERAMMNHLIANPDDFAGAFLVLPKNLYRMFVHGYQSYIYNTILCRRIEKGLPLNEAVEGDVVCFKNEHGLPDSSKTEKATAETVNAMNRLIKKKRAFITAPLPGYSTEFASGVPGEIEQAVLEELKVPLQGFNIEETPEMSSKGIRREILLQVEPKFEVAEDELNPGKSKAVLEFMLPKGSYATTMLREYMKVDPLQMS
- a CDS encoding transglutaminase-like domain-containing protein; amino-acid sequence: MRNSKASGRRGIASIITVLCICFVLAALTGILSSDSIESFREEVTGYISSGPDSESQESVYTPQPALFTFPATPTYSIRKSELTPILRTPLQPGFSLNSNYQTSDFYQGRMGYARINIKNEGRNPIFIDRYGVSVNASKSRIYSEDCGVLVNPGEEQYLGVIAIQIPEEKKANFSIVLWLLASTSEGKWHDYGSYPLKNFTVNLKPMPEKSNPVYRDNPSPYFETINKLVEPAEPAIREKAVQVARSYPGAYNIYQVCALFDVVKEKVEYVSDPRGNDIWEPANVTLRMGAGDCEDQAILLSSMLEAVGGTTRVYLTNTHAFAAVYIGNGTAATDAAVRGVRAYYGNVDVNYLTDEYGSWLMLDPTSSLYAGGLPGKTAPAKVKAAEGNETYRSWTFVDTNEVKAIDINPRWSL